In one Rutidosis leptorrhynchoides isolate AG116_Rl617_1_P2 chromosome 8, CSIRO_AGI_Rlap_v1, whole genome shotgun sequence genomic region, the following are encoded:
- the LOC139862389 gene encoding uncharacterized protein isoform X2, translating into MAAISVKRNSFLSRFKPLLSSQCFYCKFVEFGNKPQFRSDKDSVSNLGEINTSKWKKMNSRSLGITGMMVPSSLYTLLKILRSNGYEAYLVGGCVRDLLLYRTPKDFDVITTADLRQIKKHFHRCSIVGQRFPICMVRLKGTVFEVSSFKTLAKNSEAKEKFLVSRMPRGCDKSDLNLWKNSMHRDFTVNSLFFDPLSYKIYDYNNGMKDLLDLKLRTLVPAHMSFTEDCARILRGIRIAARLGLSLSKDVETAIHKQASSLLNLSTVRLMMEMDYMLSYGAAESSLGLLHRFNILEILLPFQAAYISRQNRGSGECNMMLMLFSHMDKLVSCGHPSACTLWIGVLAFHQALVYKSQHPFVVLTFGSVLYHQNWNDGLNYARKHGGGLVGFEPETSDQYKFISNEEVAEKVHELAMLVLDFIDIFVDKDRLHKTISEFLGLPCSGLVFIPKKVASGAEQLFRVLTRELETYDEGRSSFDINYELLKKGEVSETRFTLGKIILNTMGCVTDHKDSNNNNPKSTHVMPSDLQLLQPNSHNNKKQKLHFSSNINKQIIDTQKKIEDNLPAPPFVTETLPLMPSDSTPISDFKLQHNVHSPNKQKLNKKSSYLSEGFVHDIESLGNSSCPKIEDCDMEKTKEASVFRSPMQELISTMETITETEILPSQLESQQSTEGLDVDTEVRVDQSTINAQNGNKKKTRKQVLPLSSLFK; encoded by the exons ATGGCAGCGATATCCGTTAAACGCAATTCCTTTCTTTCTCGCTTCAAACCTCTTCTCTCATCTCAG TGCTTTTATTGTAAATTCGTTGAATTTGGAAATAAACCTCAATTTCGTAGTGACAAAGATTCGGTTTCTAATCTAG GTGAAATCAATACATCGAAATGGAAAAAGATGAATTCCAGATCATTGGGGATAACTGGGATGATGGTTCCTTCATCTCTCTATACTCTTCTAAAGATTCTTCGAAGCAATG GATATGAAGCCTACTTAGTTGGTGGTTGTGTGAGAGATTTACTTTTATATAGAACACCAAAAGATTTTGATGTTATCACCACAGCTGATCTCAGACAG ATTAAGAAACATTTTCATCGATGTTCTATCGTTGGACAAAGATTTCCTATATGTATGGTGCGTTTAAAGGGAACAGTTTTTGAG GTATCAAGTTTTAAGACTTTAGCAAAAAATTCagaagctaaagaaaagtttcttGTCTCCCGAATGCCTAGAGGATGTGACAAATCAGACCTTAATCTATGGAAAAATTCCATGCATCGTGACTTTACTGTTAATAG CTTGTTCTTTGATCCTCTTAGTTATAAGATCTATGATTACAACAATGGAATGAAAGATTTATTGGACCTAAAG CTACGAACACTGGTACCTGCCCATATGTCTTTTACTGAAGACTGTG CAAGAATTCTTCGGGGAATACGAATTGCTGCTCGTCTTGGCCTATCCTTATCAAAGGATGTTGAGACCGCAATTCATAAACAGGCTTCATCTCTTTTGAATCTAAGCACG GTCAGGTTAATGATGGAGATGGACTATATGCTGTCATACGGGGCTGCAGAGTCTTCACTCGGTCTACTTCACAGATTTAATATTCTCGAGATTTTGCTACCTTTTCAG GCTGCATACATTTCTAGACAGAACCGTGGTTCTGGAGAATGTAACATGATGTTGATG TTATTCTCCCATATGGATAAGCTTGTTAGTTGTGGTCATCCATCTGCGTGTACCTTATG GATCGGAGTTTTGGCTTTCCATCAGGCACTAGTATATAAATCCCAACATCCTTTTGTAGTTTTGACTTTTGGTTCTGTTCTATATCATCAAAATTGGAATGATGGGCTCAACTATGCAAGAAAACATGGTGGAGGACTAGTCGGTTTTGAGCCTGAAACTTCAGATCAATATAAGTTCATTTCTAATGAGGAGGTTGCCGAAAAAGTACATGAATTAGCAATGCTGGTGTTAGATTTTATTGATATATTTGTGGATAAAGATCGTCTGCATAAAACAATTTCAGAATTCCTTGGTCTTCCATGCTCGGGCTTG GTATTTATACCCAAGAAAGTTGCCAGCGGTGCTGAACAACTTTTTCGTGTTCTTACCCGTGAATTGGAAACTTACGATGAAGGAAGAAGTTCTTTTGACATAAACTACGAGTTACTTAAAAAAGGGGAGGTTTCAGAGACTCGATTTACCCTAGGAAAGATCATCCTCAACACAATGGGCTGTGTTACCGATCATAAAGATAGCAACAACAACAACCCAAAAAGCACACATGTTATGCCATCCGATTTACAATTACTACAACCTAATTCGCATAACAACAAGAAACAAAAACTACATTTCTCAAGCAACATTAACAAGCAAATTATAGATACTCAGAAGAAGATAGAAGATAACCTCCCGGCACCACCTTTTGTTACTGAAACCTTACCTTTAATGCCATCTGATTCTACACCTATATCTGATTTTAAGTTACAACACAATGTGCATAGTCCCAATAAGCAAAAATTGAATAAAAAGTCAAGTTATCTGTCCGAAGGTTTTGTGCACGATATTGAATCGCTTGGTAATTCTTCCTGTCCGAAGATCGAG GATTGCGATATGGAGAAAACAAAAGAGGCGAGTGTGTTTCGATCACCAATGCAGGAACTTATAAGCACAATGGAAACCATAACAGAAACTGAAATTCTACCTTctcaattagaaagtcaacaatctACAGAAGGACTCGATGTAGATACAGAAGTTCGAGTAGATCAGTCAACGATCAATGCACAAAATGGAAACAAAAAGAAAACAAGGAAACAAGTGTTGCCACTATCGTCACTTTTTAAGTAA
- the LOC139862389 gene encoding uncharacterized protein isoform X1, protein MAAISVKRNSFLSRFKPLLSSQCFYCKFVEFGNKPQFRSDKDSVSNLGEINTSKWKKMNSRSLGITGMMVPSSLYTLLKILRSNGYEAYLVGGCVRDLLLYRTPKDFDVITTADLRQIKKHFHRCSIVGQRFPICMVRLKGTVFEVSSFKTLAKNSEAKEKFLVSRMPRGCDKSDLNLWKNSMHRDFTVNSLFFDPLSYKIYDYNNGMKDLLDLKLRTLVPAHMSFTEDCARILRGIRIAARLGLSLSKDVETAIHKQASSLLNLSTVRLMMEMDYMLSYGAAESSLGLLHRFNILEILLPFQAAYISRQNRGSGECNMMLMKLFSHMDKLVSCGHPSACTLWIGVLAFHQALVYKSQHPFVVLTFGSVLYHQNWNDGLNYARKHGGGLVGFEPETSDQYKFISNEEVAEKVHELAMLVLDFIDIFVDKDRLHKTISEFLGLPCSGLVFIPKKVASGAEQLFRVLTRELETYDEGRSSFDINYELLKKGEVSETRFTLGKIILNTMGCVTDHKDSNNNNPKSTHVMPSDLQLLQPNSHNNKKQKLHFSSNINKQIIDTQKKIEDNLPAPPFVTETLPLMPSDSTPISDFKLQHNVHSPNKQKLNKKSSYLSEGFVHDIESLGNSSCPKIEDCDMEKTKEASVFRSPMQELISTMETITETEILPSQLESQQSTEGLDVDTEVRVDQSTINAQNGNKKKTRKQVLPLSSLFK, encoded by the exons ATGGCAGCGATATCCGTTAAACGCAATTCCTTTCTTTCTCGCTTCAAACCTCTTCTCTCATCTCAG TGCTTTTATTGTAAATTCGTTGAATTTGGAAATAAACCTCAATTTCGTAGTGACAAAGATTCGGTTTCTAATCTAG GTGAAATCAATACATCGAAATGGAAAAAGATGAATTCCAGATCATTGGGGATAACTGGGATGATGGTTCCTTCATCTCTCTATACTCTTCTAAAGATTCTTCGAAGCAATG GATATGAAGCCTACTTAGTTGGTGGTTGTGTGAGAGATTTACTTTTATATAGAACACCAAAAGATTTTGATGTTATCACCACAGCTGATCTCAGACAG ATTAAGAAACATTTTCATCGATGTTCTATCGTTGGACAAAGATTTCCTATATGTATGGTGCGTTTAAAGGGAACAGTTTTTGAG GTATCAAGTTTTAAGACTTTAGCAAAAAATTCagaagctaaagaaaagtttcttGTCTCCCGAATGCCTAGAGGATGTGACAAATCAGACCTTAATCTATGGAAAAATTCCATGCATCGTGACTTTACTGTTAATAG CTTGTTCTTTGATCCTCTTAGTTATAAGATCTATGATTACAACAATGGAATGAAAGATTTATTGGACCTAAAG CTACGAACACTGGTACCTGCCCATATGTCTTTTACTGAAGACTGTG CAAGAATTCTTCGGGGAATACGAATTGCTGCTCGTCTTGGCCTATCCTTATCAAAGGATGTTGAGACCGCAATTCATAAACAGGCTTCATCTCTTTTGAATCTAAGCACG GTCAGGTTAATGATGGAGATGGACTATATGCTGTCATACGGGGCTGCAGAGTCTTCACTCGGTCTACTTCACAGATTTAATATTCTCGAGATTTTGCTACCTTTTCAG GCTGCATACATTTCTAGACAGAACCGTGGTTCTGGAGAATGTAACATGATGTTGATG AAGTTATTCTCCCATATGGATAAGCTTGTTAGTTGTGGTCATCCATCTGCGTGTACCTTATG GATCGGAGTTTTGGCTTTCCATCAGGCACTAGTATATAAATCCCAACATCCTTTTGTAGTTTTGACTTTTGGTTCTGTTCTATATCATCAAAATTGGAATGATGGGCTCAACTATGCAAGAAAACATGGTGGAGGACTAGTCGGTTTTGAGCCTGAAACTTCAGATCAATATAAGTTCATTTCTAATGAGGAGGTTGCCGAAAAAGTACATGAATTAGCAATGCTGGTGTTAGATTTTATTGATATATTTGTGGATAAAGATCGTCTGCATAAAACAATTTCAGAATTCCTTGGTCTTCCATGCTCGGGCTTG GTATTTATACCCAAGAAAGTTGCCAGCGGTGCTGAACAACTTTTTCGTGTTCTTACCCGTGAATTGGAAACTTACGATGAAGGAAGAAGTTCTTTTGACATAAACTACGAGTTACTTAAAAAAGGGGAGGTTTCAGAGACTCGATTTACCCTAGGAAAGATCATCCTCAACACAATGGGCTGTGTTACCGATCATAAAGATAGCAACAACAACAACCCAAAAAGCACACATGTTATGCCATCCGATTTACAATTACTACAACCTAATTCGCATAACAACAAGAAACAAAAACTACATTTCTCAAGCAACATTAACAAGCAAATTATAGATACTCAGAAGAAGATAGAAGATAACCTCCCGGCACCACCTTTTGTTACTGAAACCTTACCTTTAATGCCATCTGATTCTACACCTATATCTGATTTTAAGTTACAACACAATGTGCATAGTCCCAATAAGCAAAAATTGAATAAAAAGTCAAGTTATCTGTCCGAAGGTTTTGTGCACGATATTGAATCGCTTGGTAATTCTTCCTGTCCGAAGATCGAG GATTGCGATATGGAGAAAACAAAAGAGGCGAGTGTGTTTCGATCACCAATGCAGGAACTTATAAGCACAATGGAAACCATAACAGAAACTGAAATTCTACCTTctcaattagaaagtcaacaatctACAGAAGGACTCGATGTAGATACAGAAGTTCGAGTAGATCAGTCAACGATCAATGCACAAAATGGAAACAAAAAGAAAACAAGGAAACAAGTGTTGCCACTATCGTCACTTTTTAAGTAA